The following proteins are co-located in the Camelina sativa cultivar DH55 chromosome 12, Cs, whole genome shotgun sequence genome:
- the LOC104731021 gene encoding protein ROOT PRIMORDIUM DEFECTIVE 1-like: MAAATTKLGRALQQRRTFVNARVKWVSDHHLDEAVQREKNLKQVLSLKDRIVSSPPKSLPLSSLSLLKPLVNLHITAAAFIQKYPSVFTTHQPSPSHPLHVRLTPQALALHKEEEETIHLSPPHRNATVQRLTKFLMLTGAGSLPLNVIDRFRFDLGLPHDYITSLVSDYPDFFEVTEIKDRLTGEPTLALAVSSRRSSLAVSEMERREAIVDGSRVKKGLRIRYSMNFPKGYELDKRVKEWVEQWQNLPYISPYENAFHLGSFSDQAEKWAVAVLHELLHLLVSKKTETENVLCLGEYLGFGIRFKQALVHHPGIFYMSHKIRTQTVVLREGYDKVFLIERHPLMGMRHRYLYLMSKSGRVKKRHYVPGTERSNQKKRAIKECEDGESYAHSSR; the protein is encoded by the coding sequence ATGGCAGCTGCAACGACAAAGCTGGGGAGAGCTCTGCAACAAAGACGCACCTTCGTGAATGCTAGAGTCAAATGGGTAAGTGACCATCACCTCGACGAAGCTGTTCAGCGCGAGAAAAACCTCAAACAAGTTCTCTCTCTCAAGGATCGAATCGTATCATCTCCTCCCAAATCACTCCCTCTCTCATCCCTCTCACTCCTCAAGCCTCTCGTCAATCTCCACATAACCGCCGCCGCGTTTATCCAGAAATACCCATCTGTCTTCACCACTCATCAGCCTTCTCCTTCTCATCCTCTCCACGTTCGCCTCACTCCCCAAGCTCTAGCCCtccacaaggaagaagaagagacgattCATCTCTCCCCGCCTCACCGCAACGCCACCGTCCAACGCCTGACCAAATTCTTGATGCTAACGGGAGCCGGAAGTCTTCCTCTCAATGTCATCGATCGTTTCAGGTTCGATTTGGGTCTCCCTCACGATTACATCACTTCGCTGGTCAGCGATTACCCGGATTTTTTTGAAGTAACGGAGATCAAAGATCGGTTAACGGGTGAACCGACGCTTGCTTTGGCGGTCTCTTCGCGGCGGAGCAGCCTCGCTGTGTCGGAAATGGAGAGAAGAGAAGCCATCGTTGATGGGTCTCGTGTGAAAAAGGGGTTGCGCATAAGGTATTCGATGAATTTCCCCAAAGGGTACGAGTTGGATAAACGAGTGAAGGAATGGGTTGAGCAGTGGCAGAACCTTCCTTACATCTCACCTTATGAAAATGCATTTCACTTGGGGTCGTTCAGTGATCAGGCTGAGAAGTGGGCGGTCGCTGTACTTCATGAGCTTTTGCACCTCTTGGTATCGAAGAAGACTGAGACAGAGAACGTGCTTTGTTTAGGTGAGTATTTAGGGTTTGGGATAAGGTTTAAGCAGGCTTTAGTACACCACCCGGGTATATTTTATATGTCACATAAGATTCGGACACAAACTGTTGTCCTAAGGGAAGGTTACGACAAAGTTTTCTTGATAGAGAGGCATCCATTGATGGGGATGAGACATAGGTATTTGTATCTTATGAGCAAATCAGGGAGAGTGAAGAAACGACACTATGTGCCTGGAACTGAGAGAAGCAACCAGAAAAAGAGAGCAATCAAAGAATGTGAAGATGGTGAAAGTTATGCACATAGCAGTCGGTGA
- the LOC104731022 gene encoding uncharacterized protein LOC104731022 yields the protein MIICPCKDCRNVVRQLNSVVVEHLVIRGMDEAYKVHSDWYHHGDVKSVDEFQSKPTQWNEEVFELYKAAEFFDQELAFRGDLADQPVGDLSEIAEGEDQQEDEFLAKIRDAETPLYPSCSNHSKLSAIVTLFRIKTHNGWSDKSFNELLQTLPSMLPDGNVFHTSLYDVKKFLKSFHMGYEKIDACVNDCCLFRKKLKKLDKCPKCNASRWKTNKRTNEVKKGVPQKVLRYFPIIPRLKRMFRSEDMAKDLRWHYTNKSTDGKLRHPVDSVTWAQMNEKYPSFAAEERNIRLGLSTDGFNPFNMKNSNYSSWPVLLVNYNLPPHLCMKKENIMLTLLIPGPQQPGNNIDVYLEPLIEDLNHLWKNGELTYDAFSKSTFTLKAMLLWTISDFPAYGNLAGCKVKGKMGCPMCGKNTDSMWLKFSRKHVYMCHRKGLAPTHRYREKKTWFDGKVEHRRKSRILTGHEVHQNLKNFQNDFGNVKKAGMKRKRTVYKEPVFDSDDDESESDEDEEVEVDEDELSRWKKRSILFTLPYWEDLPVRHNLDVMHIEKNVTHSIVSTLLHCGKSKDGLNARKDLQHLGLRKELHPTTKGKRTYLPAAPWSLSKNEKKIFCKRLFHFKGPDGYCSNISRGVSVEECKVGGLKSHDYHVLMQQLLPVALRGLLPKGPRTAILRLCAFFNHLCQRVIDIEVITVLEAEIVETLCMFERFFPPTFFDIMVHLTVHLGREARLGGPVHFRWMYPFERYMKVLKDFVRNPARPEGCIAESYLAEESMLFCNEFLKKTTNVEEKPERNVEYVNSSILEGRPISAGTSFTLTEMEKNIAHLAVIQNTAAFDHYVDMHLQYLQDSNPRCRRDATYLWSMHSKNFAAWLKGQISITSDGHEDIVKWLAYGPRCTARSYTGYIVNGQRFHTYSLERQSQNSGVYYEATAMCRSSAKDTSQVVDLVSYYGRITDIILLDYHVFYVPIFRCNWAVKGNGVKVEDGFTLVNLNQSQVSFQKDPYILASQAKQVFYSSEDGSSWSVVMRGASRRYSKEDVQSGNADIIGPLPVDVDMDTEMDEAEYARSDCEGIYVQE from the exons ATGATAATATGTCCTTGTAAAGACTGTCGTAATGTAGTACGACAGTTAAACAGTGTTGTGGTTGAGCATCTTGTAATAAGAGGGATGGATGAGGCATACAAGGTGCATAgtgattggtatcatcatggagatGTGAAGTCAGTAGATGAATTTCAAAGTAAACCAACTCAGTGGAATGAggaagtttttgagttatataaagcTGCTGAATTTTTTGATCAAGAGTTGGCTTTTAGAGGTGACTTAGCTGACCAACCTGTGGGCGACTTAAGTGAGATTGCAGAGGGTGAGGACCAACAAGAGGATGAGTTCCTTGCAAAGATCCGGGATGCTGAAACCCCACTATACCCTAGCTGTTCAAACCACAGCAAGTTATCGGCTATTGTGACTTTGTTTAGGATTAAGACACATAATGGCTGGTCGGATAAGAGCTTCAATGAACTGCTTCAGACATTGCCAAGCATGTTGCCAGATGGTAATGTCTTTCACACATCATTGTATGAtgtcaagaaatttttaaagagcTTTCATATGGGATATGAAAAGATCGACGCATGTGTTAATGATTGCTGCCTCTTcagaaagaagttaaagaagctTGATAAATGTCCCAAATGTAATGCTTCACGGTGGAAGACTAATAAGCGGACTAATGAGGTAAAGAAAGGTGTCCCACAGAAAGtattaagatattttccaaTTATACCAAGGCTGAAGAGAATGTTCAGATCAGAGGACATGGCTAAGGACTTACGGTGGCATTACACTAACAAGAGCACTGATGGAAAACTTCGACATCCAGTAGATTCTGTTACATGGGCTCAGATGAATGAGAAGTATCCTTCATTTGCAGCTGAAGAAAGGAACATACGGCTTGGGCTGTCCACAGATGGATTTAATCCATTCAACATGAAGAATAGTAATTATAGTAGCTGGCCTGTGCTATTGGTAAACTACAATTTGCCTCCTCACCTTtgtatgaagaaggagaatataATGTTGACATTATTGATTCCTGGTCCACAACAACCAGGTAATAATATTGATGTCTACCTAGAACCTCTTATTGAGGATTTGAATCATCTGTGGAAGAATGGAGAGCTAACGTATGATGCTTTTAGTAAAAGTACATTTACTCTAAAGGCAATGCTTCTCTGGACCATTAGTGATTTTCCTGCGTATGGAAATCTTGCTGGTTGTAAAGTAAAAGGTAAAATGGGATGTCCTATGTGTGGGAAAAATACTGATAGTATGTGGTTGAAGTTTAGCAGGAAACATGTCTACATGTGTCATAGAAAAGGTTTGGCTCCAACACACAGATATAGGGAAAAGAAGACTTGGTTTGATGGAAAAGTTGAGCATAGGAGAAAGTCAAGAATTTTAACTGGTCATGAAGTTCATCAGAATCTGAAAAACTTCCAAAATGATTTCGGAAATGTGAAAAAGGCtgggatgaagagaaagagaactgTCTATAAAGAACCAGTGTttgacagtgatgatgatgaaagtgaatccgatgaagatgaggaagtaGAAGTAGATGAAGATGAGTTATCAAGGTGGAAGAAAAGATCCATTTTATTTACTCTGCCTTATTGGGAGGATCTACCAGTACGGCATAATTTGGATGTAATGCACATAGAAAAGAATGTGACTCACAGCATTGTATCCACATTGTTGCATTGTGGAAAATCTAAGGATGGTCTTAATGCTCGTAAGGATCTTCAACATCTTGGTCTAAGAAAAGAGTTGCATCCTACCACAAAAGGAAAGAGAACATATCTTCCAGCAGCACCTTGGTCTTTGTccaagaatgagaagaagattttttgCAAACGACTATTTCATTTTAAAGGTCCAGATGGATACTGTTCTAATATTTCAAGAGGAGTTTCAGTAGAAGAGTGTAAGGTAGGAGGTCTGAAATCACATGATTATCATGTCTTGATGCAACAGCTTCTCCCGGTTGCACTTAGAGGATTGTTACCAAAAGGTCCTAGAACAGCAATACTACGGCTATGCGCATTCTTCAATCATTTGTGTCAGAGAGTTATTGATATTGAGGTTATTACAGTATTGGAAGCTGAAATTGTAGAAACGCTTTGTATGTTTGAAAGGTTTTTCCCTCCAACCTTCTTTGATATCATGGTACACTTGACTGTTCATCTAGGAAGAGAAGCTAGACTAGGAGGACCTGTGCATTTTAGGTGGATGTACCCATTTGAGAGgtatatgaaagttctaaaagattttgtaaGAAATCCTGCAAGACCAGAGGGTTGTATAGCAGAGTCATATCTTGCAGAAGAAAGCATGCTGTTTTGTAATGAGTTTCTGAAAAAGACAACCAATGTAGAAGAAAAACCTGAGAGGAATGTAGAGTATGTGAACAGCTCTATATTAGAAGGTCGTCCAATATCAGCAGGAACGTCATTCACTCTTACTGAAATGGAGAAGAATATAGCCCATCTTGCTGTCATTCAAAATACAGCTGCCTTTGATCATTATGTGGA TATGCATTTGCAATATCTACAAGACTCAAATCCAAGGTGTAGACGTGATGCAACATATTTATGGTCTATGCATTCTAAGAATTTTGCTGCTTGGTTAAAAGGACAG ATATCTATTACTTCTGATGGACATGAAGACATAGTTAAATGGCTAGCATATGGTCCACGGTGTACTGCAAGGTCCTATACTGGTTATATAGTTAATGGACAACGTTTTCACACATACTCACTTGAAAGGCAGAGTCAGAACAGTGGTGTTTATTATGAGGCAACGGCTATGTGTAGATCTAGTGCTAAGGATACTTCACAAGTAGTTGATTTGGTGTCATATTATGGGAGAATTACTGACATCATATTGTTGGACTACCATGTGTTCTATGTGCCGATATTTAGATGTAACTGGGCAGTAAAAGGTAATGGAGTTAAAGTGGAAGATGGGTTCACACTTGTTAACTTAAATCAGAGCCAAGTAAGCTTTCAGAAGGATCCGTATATTCTAGCATCTCAAGCAAAGCAAGTATTTTATTCAAGTGAAGATGGATCAAGTTGGTCTGTTGTTATGAGAGGTGCTTCAAGAAGATATAGTAAAGAAGATGTTCAGTCTGGAAATGCAGATATAATTGGTCCATTGCCAGTAGATGTTGACATGGATACTGAAATGGATGAAGCTGAATATGCTAGATCTGATTGTGAAGGCATATATGTGCAAGAGTAG